Proteins from a genomic interval of Sporolactobacillus sp. Y61:
- a CDS encoding glycerophosphodiester phosphodiesterase family protein: MRTAIFAHRGSKANRPENTLAAFEEAARVQSDGIELDVHLTKDQEVVVMHDEKVNRTTNGTGQIKQFTLRDLQELDAGSWFSGNYRKEKVPTLKEVLELLSDYSGVINIELKTDRNVYPGLKNVLSGSSTRTVQIFRSSIHLSIMNP; the protein is encoded by the coding sequence ATGAGAACTGCGATTTTCGCCCATCGCGGAAGTAAAGCCAACCGTCCGGAAAATACACTGGCCGCTTTTGAAGAGGCTGCCCGTGTCCAAAGTGACGGTATTGAACTGGATGTACATCTGACGAAAGATCAGGAAGTCGTGGTGATGCATGATGAGAAAGTAAACCGGACAACCAATGGCACAGGTCAGATTAAACAATTTACCCTGCGCGATCTGCAGGAGCTGGACGCCGGGTCCTGGTTCTCCGGGAACTATAGGAAAGAAAAAGTACCGACACTTAAAGAAGTGCTGGAGCTTCTTTCCGATTACAGTGGCGTGATCAATATTGAATTGAAAACAGACCGAAATGTTTATCCCGGATTGAAGAACGTGTTGTCCGGATCGTCGACGCGTACCGTGCAAATCTTCCGGTCGTCTATTCATCTTTCAATCATGAATCCCTGA
- the rpiA gene encoding ribose-5-phosphate isomerase RpiA gives MNGKQAAGYQAVDEIHNGMTVGLGTGSTVYFFLEALAQKVASGLSVTGVATSQKTIDLAENWKIPMESLNDVDRIDLTVDGADEVDQCMNGIKGGGGALLYEKMVAQASDKRLWIVDSRKKVQQLGTFPLPIEVIPFGWKQIEKMMQEKGYHPQLRLNTDGTPFETDAHHYILDLHLGKIDDPEALADELDHVTGVVEHGLFIDMTDKTLIGYPDGHVETMERKK, from the coding sequence ATGAACGGAAAACAGGCCGCGGGGTACCAGGCAGTTGATGAAATACATAACGGTATGACGGTTGGACTGGGGACAGGTTCAACAGTTTATTTCTTTCTTGAAGCACTGGCTCAGAAGGTGGCTTCCGGTCTGTCTGTCACAGGGGTGGCAACATCGCAGAAAACCATTGATCTGGCTGAAAACTGGAAAATCCCGATGGAGTCACTCAACGATGTGGATCGTATCGATCTGACTGTGGATGGTGCGGACGAAGTTGACCAGTGTATGAACGGGATCAAAGGCGGGGGCGGGGCCCTGCTCTATGAAAAAATGGTGGCACAGGCTTCAGATAAACGGCTGTGGATTGTCGACAGCAGGAAGAAAGTGCAGCAGCTTGGCACATTTCCCCTGCCGATTGAGGTGATTCCGTTCGGCTGGAAGCAGATTGAAAAGATGATGCAGGAAAAAGGGTATCATCCTCAGCTGCGTCTGAACACGGACGGCACTCCCTTTGAGACGGATGCCCATCATTATATTCTCGATCTTCACCTGGGGAAGATCGATGATCCTGAAGCACTTGCGGATGAACTGGATCATGTGACCGGTGTGGTTGAGCATGGATTATTCATTGATATGACGGACAAGACTCTGATCGGTTATCCGGACGGACATGTTGAAACGATGGAAAGAAAAAAATGA
- a CDS encoding Rrf2 family transcriptional regulator, with protein MINSRVAVAIHTLALIASRPHDDLPSDYIASSVNTNPVVIRRILGMLRKAGLIRTSVGKAGAALRKSPSEISLLDVYRAVEPSSELFAVHANPNPHCPVGKGINAVLEEAFHGAQSALEKKLKAQSIQNILDHLFPAE; from the coding sequence ATGATTAATTCACGTGTGGCTGTCGCCATCCACACTCTGGCTCTGATTGCTTCCCGCCCACATGATGATTTGCCATCTGATTATATCGCATCGAGCGTGAATACCAATCCGGTCGTCATCCGACGGATACTGGGTATGCTGAGAAAAGCCGGCCTGATCCGGACATCGGTCGGGAAAGCCGGGGCAGCTCTGAGGAAGTCTCCTTCTGAGATTTCCCTGCTGGATGTCTACCGGGCTGTGGAGCCGTCGAGTGAACTGTTCGCCGTTCACGCCAACCCGAATCCGCACTGTCCGGTTGGCAAAGGGATCAATGCAGTACTTGAAGAAGCATTTCATGGCGCCCAATCGGCGCTTGAGAAAAAGCTGAAGGCACAAAGCATTCAGAATATACTGGATCATCTTTTCCCTGCTGAATGA
- a CDS encoding YceI family protein: protein MSEWTIDTAHTETSFSVKHMGLSNVRGNFEVTTGTVTTDNSGKITAIDAKVDVASIDTRNADRDNHLKSADFFEAEKFPEIRFVSTSITSKDEDEYTITGDLSIKGITKSVTFDAEVGTPIDDPYGLKRSGAGLSFSIDRRDFGLTWSQALANGSLVVGNKIKINIDAEITQNPAA, encoded by the coding sequence ATGTCAGAATGGACGATCGATACGGCACACACAGAAACATCTTTTTCAGTAAAGCATATGGGACTGTCAAATGTCCGGGGGAACTTCGAAGTGACAACGGGAACCGTGACCACAGACAACAGTGGAAAAATTACGGCGATCGACGCGAAGGTGGATGTTGCAAGCATTGACACAAGAAATGCCGATCGCGACAATCACCTGAAGAGTGCAGATTTTTTTGAAGCGGAAAAATTCCCGGAAATTCGTTTCGTTTCCACATCAATCACCAGCAAAGATGAGGACGAGTACACGATCACCGGAGATTTATCGATCAAAGGTATCACCAAATCGGTGACATTCGACGCCGAAGTCGGCACGCCGATCGACGACCCATACGGTCTGAAACGGAGCGGCGCAGGTCTGTCCTTCTCAATTGACCGCCGCGACTTCGGGCTGACCTGGAGCCAGGCGCTGGCTAACGGCAGCCTGGTTGTCGGAAATAAAATTAAAATTAACATTGATGCCGAAATCACACAGAACCCTGCAGCTTAA